Genomic segment of Arachis hypogaea cultivar Tifrunner chromosome 16, arahy.Tifrunner.gnm2.J5K5, whole genome shotgun sequence:
TTCAAGCTTTTGTGATGGCGAGTTGTTGTTGCCATGAATAGTAATTTTTTTCAGATCAGAACTGGGAAACATTTGGTGaggttttagggttttggatTTGGGAGGAATTAGTGAAGATAATCGCTTGATTATCTGAGGCATCCATGCATCAGATCTGTGCTAAGGATGCCATGTGAGAGAAACTTAGGGTTTCAAAGAGGGATGAACACGGAAAATTGCAACTGTGTGTGTTTTCCAAGGTTGAGTAAAAGTAAACCTCTATTTCAGTGAgcagtgagtgagtgagtgagtggcATAATGGACCATTCCTAAGCCCAATAACAGCCCAACAACTCTAATAACGCTTCTTTCAAGAtcaagataaaaaagaagaacaaTTTCTAGGTCCATTGTCCCAATTTctgtttaatatataattattcgcGTGCATATAACGGCTTGTGTTTAACAAAGATAATTTACGTATAATATAAACTTATACCGAAGTTTTATGGCGTAAAATATAGAACTCACACATGTATTTGTTCATTCTTGCCTTTCATTTAAGGTAGTTAAAAAATTAAGAGTAACAATTTTAAAAAGAGCCAGAGAACTCACCAGTGCAAGTATTCCCTCAAGAAAGGGTTACTAGGGCTAGGTGCATCAGCATCCACCATAACCTAATAATATCCAAAGTACATATAAGTCGGTTTCATATAGCATGCAACCTACCCTAATTAGCGTTATAGACCAATTATACTATATTTAATACAATTCAATCTCTTGTTTTATAGTTTGAGTTTCATtgatttaaaagaaatttttcaaGTTTTGAGAACTAAAAAATAACttcaattgataaaataaataactgaataaaaatctatttcaaatttaCAAACTGTTATGCAAGTGATAcagtataaataatttaattcagATCCCATCCGTGTAAATTGTTAGAAGTGAGATACAATTCAAATCCAAATGACGGTATGTGATTTTGATGGATTTTCAATTTAGATCAAAATGATTTGGAATCAAACATCCCCTAGAATATTCTTAAAAACCATGAATGAATATACTAATTACCAGTGTGTAGAAGGTCCTGAGGTCTTCACCACCAATAGTAATCCTAGGGCGGTTAACAACATGAGAGGGCCTCAGTTCACAGCCATTGTTAATCTCTCTGTTGTTAATGAGAACCTTAAGAGAAACTGAGCTAGTAAAAGGGTTCAGAACATCCCCAATTATACCACCAACAAGAAGAGGGTCCCCGTAATCCCTTGATGATGCCATTCTTGTGTTTTGATTTTGTTTCTTATTTGCAATGACGCTAATTATTAATGTAAACAAAAATATGAGTAAGTAGCTTCTATA
This window contains:
- the LOC112754920 gene encoding protein FLOWERINGUS T; this translates as MASSRDYGDPLLVGGIIGDVLNPFTSSVSLKVLINNREINNGCELRPSHVVNRPRITIGGEDLRTFYTLVMVDADAPSPSNPFLREYLHWMVTDIPATTNTTFGKEVMFYESPQPNAGIHRFIVVLFKQLGRDTVFPPEWRHNFNTRDFACNNSLAPVAAVYFNCQRERGCGGRRME